Proteins encoded by one window of Mycolicibacterium sp. ND9-15:
- a CDS encoding SDR family NAD(P)-dependent oxidoreductase: METFKGRAAVITGGASGIGFASAQEFAGRGARIMISDIDSAALGRAVADLRADGVDAHGVVCDVRKLDDVNRLADAAFDVFGDVHLVFNNAGIAYAGPIAQASHDDWRFVIDVDLWGPIHGVEAFLPRLIAQEADSHIAFTSSFAGLIPNVGLGPYCVAKYGVVALAETLSREVRGNGIGVTVLCPMIVDTNLLANTERVRSSDYGPATPSTADTVQQLASDPTDDSVLGVANVARLTADAIEANRLYVLPHNAARGSIRRRFERIDRTFDDQAAEGWNH, from the coding sequence GTGGAGACGTTCAAGGGACGCGCGGCGGTCATCACCGGCGGCGCCAGCGGCATAGGTTTCGCCAGCGCACAGGAATTCGCGGGCCGCGGTGCACGCATCATGATCAGTGACATCGACTCGGCGGCGCTCGGCCGTGCGGTCGCGGATCTGCGCGCTGACGGCGTCGACGCCCATGGTGTGGTGTGCGACGTCCGGAAACTCGACGACGTCAACCGGTTGGCCGACGCGGCCTTCGACGTCTTCGGCGACGTGCACCTGGTGTTCAACAACGCCGGTATCGCCTACGCCGGCCCGATCGCGCAGGCCAGCCACGACGACTGGCGGTTCGTCATCGACGTCGACCTGTGGGGCCCGATCCACGGCGTCGAGGCCTTCCTGCCGCGACTGATCGCACAGGAGGCCGACAGTCACATCGCGTTCACGTCCTCGTTCGCCGGGCTGATCCCCAACGTCGGCCTCGGGCCGTACTGCGTGGCCAAGTACGGTGTCGTCGCGCTCGCCGAGACGCTGTCGCGCGAGGTGCGCGGCAACGGAATCGGCGTCACGGTGCTGTGCCCCATGATCGTCGACACCAACCTGCTGGCCAACACGGAACGCGTCCGCAGCTCCGACTACGGGCCGGCAACCCCCTCGACCGCCGACACGGTGCAGCAATTGGCGTCGGATCCCACCGACGATTCCGTGCTCGGTGTGGCCAACGTGGCCCGCCTGACCGCCGATGCGATCGAGGCCAACCGGCTCTATGTCCTGCCGCACAACGCGGCCCGCGGGTCGATTCGGCGCCGCTTCGAGCGCATCGACCGCACTTTCGACGACCAGGCCGCCGAGGGCTGGAACCACTGA
- a CDS encoding TetR/AcrR family transcriptional regulator — MLRRLTVTVTTARSVRTERASITREAILAAAERLFAEHGVYAVSNRQVSEAAGQGNNAAVGYHFGTKADLVRAIEQKHRVSIERLLARMVAAIDDSTELRDWIACMVCSLTEHLDQLGNPTWYARFAAQALADPAYQKIVVKDALASPSLLQVVDGITRCLPDLPMAVVIERNIMVRNLMMHTCADFERAFAEGADMPRTTWSSVASGLIDAIVGLWRAPITERPAQ, encoded by the coding sequence ATGCTGCGGCGGTTGACTGTGACGGTGACCACCGCCAGGAGTGTGCGTACCGAACGCGCGAGCATCACGCGGGAAGCGATCTTGGCCGCCGCGGAGCGCCTGTTCGCCGAGCACGGTGTGTACGCGGTGTCGAACCGGCAGGTCAGCGAGGCCGCCGGCCAAGGAAACAACGCCGCGGTCGGCTACCACTTCGGCACCAAGGCCGATCTGGTGCGGGCGATCGAGCAGAAGCACCGCGTCTCCATCGAGCGGCTGCTCGCCCGCATGGTGGCCGCGATCGACGACTCGACCGAGTTACGAGACTGGATCGCGTGCATGGTGTGCTCGCTGACCGAGCATCTCGACCAGCTCGGGAACCCGACGTGGTACGCGCGGTTCGCCGCACAGGCGCTGGCCGATCCCGCATATCAGAAGATCGTCGTCAAGGACGCGTTGGCCTCACCCTCGCTGCTGCAGGTCGTCGACGGCATCACGCGTTGCCTGCCCGATCTGCCGATGGCGGTGGTCATCGAGCGAAACATCATGGTGCGCAACCTCATGATGCACACCTGCGCCGATTTCGAACGCGCCTTCGCCGAGGGCGCCGACATGCCCCGGACCACGTGGAGTTCGGTGGCTTCCGGTCTGATCGACGCGATCGTCGGACTGTGGCGGGCACCGATCACGGAGCGGCCCGCGCAATGA
- a CDS encoding cytochrome P450 yields the protein MSDTLTGAPDVSADIPEYPMERDARCPFAPPPQMLRMGEVKPLSRVRIWDGSTPWLITGHAVARELFADARVSVDDRRDGFPHWNEHMLSTVYKRPRSVFTSDAEEHTRFRRMLSKPFTFKRVEGLRPAIQEVTDECIDNILAGPQPADIVTGLALPVPTRVISEMLGVPYEDHEFFQHHANVGLARYASAEDGQKGAMSLAKYLSDLVKAKMENPSEDAVSDLAERVNAGEISVKEAAQLGTGLLIAGHETTANMIGIGVLALLESPEQAARLRDSDDPKFIANAVEELMRYLSIIQNGQRRVAVEDIEIAGETIRAGEGIILDLAPANWDATAYPDPDKLDLSRDASQQLGFGYGRHQCVGQQLARAELQIVFHTLLRRIPTLRLAVPIGEVPFKHDRLAYGVYELPVTW from the coding sequence ATGTCCGACACCCTGACCGGCGCCCCCGACGTGTCCGCGGATATCCCCGAGTACCCGATGGAGCGCGACGCCCGCTGCCCGTTCGCCCCGCCGCCGCAGATGCTGCGGATGGGCGAGGTCAAACCGCTGTCCCGCGTTCGGATCTGGGACGGCAGCACCCCTTGGCTGATCACCGGACATGCGGTGGCGCGCGAACTGTTCGCCGATGCGCGGGTCAGCGTCGACGATCGTCGTGACGGGTTCCCGCACTGGAACGAGCACATGCTGTCCACGGTGTACAAGCGGCCGCGCTCGGTGTTCACCTCCGATGCCGAGGAGCACACCCGGTTCCGCCGGATGTTGTCAAAACCGTTCACCTTCAAGCGGGTGGAGGGTCTGCGGCCGGCCATCCAGGAGGTGACCGACGAGTGCATCGACAACATCCTCGCCGGCCCGCAGCCCGCCGACATCGTCACTGGCCTGGCGCTGCCGGTGCCCACCCGGGTGATCAGCGAGATGCTCGGGGTGCCTTACGAAGACCATGAGTTCTTCCAGCACCACGCCAACGTCGGCCTGGCCCGTTACGCATCCGCCGAGGATGGCCAGAAGGGTGCGATGAGCCTGGCGAAGTACCTGAGCGACCTTGTCAAGGCCAAGATGGAGAACCCCTCCGAGGACGCGGTGTCCGACCTCGCCGAGCGCGTCAACGCCGGCGAGATCAGTGTCAAGGAGGCCGCGCAGTTGGGGACCGGCCTGCTCATCGCCGGTCACGAGACCACCGCCAATATGATCGGTATCGGAGTGCTGGCGCTGCTGGAGAGCCCCGAACAGGCGGCGCGGCTGCGGGATTCGGATGACCCAAAGTTCATCGCGAACGCCGTCGAGGAGTTGATGCGCTACCTGTCGATCATCCAGAACGGCCAGCGTCGGGTGGCCGTCGAGGACATCGAGATCGCCGGCGAAACCATCCGCGCGGGCGAGGGCATCATCCTCGACCTCGCACCGGCGAACTGGGACGCCACCGCCTACCCCGATCCCGACAAGCTCGATCTCAGCCGCGACGCCAGCCAGCAGTTGGGCTTCGGCTACGGCAGGCATCAGTGCGTCGGCCAACAACTCGCCCGCGCCGAACTGCAGATCGTGTTCCACACCCTGCTGCGGCGTATCCCGACGTTGCGACTGGCCGTGCCGATCGGCGAGGTGCCGTTCAAACACGACCGCCTCGCCTACGGCGTCTACGAACTTCCGGTGACCTGGTAG
- a CDS encoding CaiB/BaiF CoA-transferase family protein has product MAALDEYTVVDLSSGIAGAYATKLLADGGATVIKVESPHGDPLRTWSASGAQIEPGSDGALFSFLACSKHSVVVDPRNAGDLDLLRGLLRSAEAVVWSGGSTITALDEFAPAALVDAYPQLTVTAITLFGLDGPWADKPATEFTVQAWSGGVIGLGRGAQDRAPVFVAGQIGEWLTGAFAAAGTTALPSGLVDVSMLEAQILCLTYYSVSFHDALGRPFRDRRRLTIPGVASAADGLVALGCGTAQQWFDLCAMVGHDEWIDEQADLSITEQANIHAEQIYQWVQENRVEDILELSSAFRIPNAPVGNGATVTAFEQFVERGTFVTNPRDGFTQPGPPYRTTPSLLRAPQPAPRLGEHTDLYRRNSIPGRESGAVTARNAISAQSPFEGLRVLDMTSFWAGPSCTHMLALLGAEVIHVESTARPDGTRLIAGVPVTEEQWWERSPIFSGLNTNKKSVTLDIRSERGVELLRELIKTCDVIVENYTPRVLDQIGLGFGEVHRLRPDAIMMRLPGFGLDGPWRDKPAFAYVIEDCSGITWLTGHPDQNPVEPYSVGDPNAGVHGLNALLLALAHRRRTGEGVRIEAAMVDAALNVAAEQVIEYSAYGNLLQRQGNRGPTAAPQNLYRTGELDEFGRPDDWVAIAVATDEQWAGLVAALDHPAWVTEELATVDGRRRNHDAIDERLSTWCATRTGDEIVETLWAAGVPVAKVMQPHRVGDLPQVVHRSFYERVGHPVNPAARHSTLPMRIASVPNFHRTPAPLLGQHNREVLTALGLSDDEITDLEQQGVIGNAPAGLTIRTTKTG; this is encoded by the coding sequence GTGGCGGCGCTGGACGAGTACACCGTCGTTGACCTCTCGAGCGGGATCGCCGGGGCGTACGCCACCAAGCTGCTCGCCGACGGTGGCGCCACGGTGATCAAAGTCGAGTCACCGCACGGTGATCCGCTGCGCACCTGGTCGGCATCGGGCGCTCAAATCGAGCCCGGCAGCGACGGGGCGCTGTTCAGCTTCCTGGCGTGCTCGAAACACAGCGTCGTCGTCGACCCGCGAAACGCCGGCGATCTGGACCTGCTGCGCGGGCTGTTGCGGTCAGCGGAGGCCGTCGTGTGGTCGGGTGGGTCCACGATCACCGCGCTCGACGAATTCGCGCCCGCGGCGCTCGTCGACGCGTATCCGCAACTGACCGTCACCGCGATCACCCTCTTCGGGCTCGACGGCCCGTGGGCGGACAAGCCCGCCACCGAGTTCACGGTGCAGGCCTGGTCGGGCGGTGTGATCGGATTGGGCAGGGGCGCGCAGGACCGCGCGCCGGTGTTCGTGGCGGGGCAGATCGGAGAGTGGCTCACCGGCGCGTTCGCCGCCGCCGGCACCACGGCGTTGCCGTCGGGGCTGGTGGACGTCTCGATGCTCGAAGCCCAAATCCTCTGTCTCACCTACTATTCGGTCTCATTTCACGACGCGCTGGGTCGGCCGTTCCGGGACCGTCGCCGGTTGACGATCCCCGGTGTGGCGTCGGCCGCCGACGGGTTGGTGGCGTTGGGATGCGGCACCGCGCAGCAGTGGTTCGACCTGTGCGCCATGGTCGGTCACGACGAGTGGATCGACGAGCAGGCCGACCTGTCGATCACCGAACAGGCCAACATCCACGCCGAGCAGATCTACCAGTGGGTGCAGGAGAACCGCGTCGAGGACATCCTCGAGCTCTCGAGCGCGTTCCGGATTCCGAACGCACCGGTCGGAAACGGCGCCACCGTCACCGCCTTCGAACAGTTCGTCGAGCGCGGGACGTTCGTCACCAATCCGCGCGACGGTTTCACCCAGCCGGGGCCGCCGTACCGCACCACTCCGTCGCTGCTTCGCGCTCCGCAGCCCGCGCCCCGCCTCGGCGAGCACACCGACTTGTATCGCCGAAATAGCATTCCTGGTCGCGAATCGGGTGCTGTAACGGCCCGGAATGCTATTTCGGCGCAGTCACCGTTCGAGGGCCTTCGCGTGCTCGATATGACGAGCTTCTGGGCCGGGCCGTCGTGCACCCACATGCTGGCGCTGCTCGGCGCCGAGGTGATCCACGTCGAGTCGACCGCGCGACCGGACGGCACCCGGTTGATCGCCGGCGTGCCGGTCACCGAGGAGCAGTGGTGGGAGCGCTCGCCGATCTTCTCCGGCCTGAACACCAACAAGAAGAGCGTCACTCTCGACATCCGCTCGGAGCGTGGCGTCGAACTCCTGCGCGAGTTGATCAAGACCTGCGACGTGATCGTCGAGAACTACACCCCGCGAGTGCTCGACCAGATCGGCCTCGGCTTCGGCGAGGTACACCGTCTGCGGCCCGACGCGATCATGATGCGTTTGCCGGGTTTCGGGCTCGACGGACCATGGCGCGACAAGCCGGCGTTCGCCTACGTGATCGAGGACTGCTCCGGAATCACCTGGCTCACCGGTCATCCCGACCAGAACCCGGTCGAGCCCTATTCGGTCGGCGACCCGAACGCCGGCGTGCACGGGCTCAACGCGCTGCTGCTCGCGCTGGCGCACCGGCGGCGAACGGGAGAGGGCGTACGCATCGAGGCGGCGATGGTCGACGCGGCGCTCAACGTCGCCGCCGAACAGGTCATCGAATACTCGGCGTACGGGAACCTGCTGCAACGACAGGGAAACCGGGGGCCGACCGCGGCGCCGCAGAACCTGTACCGCACCGGTGAACTCGACGAGTTCGGCCGCCCCGACGACTGGGTGGCGATCGCGGTGGCGACCGACGAGCAGTGGGCGGGTCTGGTCGCCGCCCTCGACCACCCGGCGTGGGTCACCGAAGAGTTGGCCACGGTCGACGGCCGGCGCCGCAACCACGATGCGATCGACGAACGGCTGAGCACGTGGTGCGCCACCCGCACCGGCGACGAGATCGTCGAAACGCTCTGGGCGGCAGGCGTACCGGTCGCCAAGGTGATGCAGCCGCACCGCGTCGGCGACCTGCCGCAGGTGGTGCACCGGAGCTTCTACGAGCGCGTGGGCCATCCCGTCAACCCCGCGGCCCGGCACAGCACACTACCCATGCGGATCGCGTCGGTACCGAATTTCCATCGCACGCCGGCACCGCTGCTGGGACAGCACAACCGCGAAGTGCTCACCGCGCTGGGACTCTCCGACGATGAGATCACCGATCTCGAGCAGCAGGGGGTCATCGGAAACGCGCCGGCGGGGCTGACCATTCGCACCACCAAGACTGGTTGA
- a CDS encoding SDR family NAD(P)-dependent oxidoreductase, whose product MAIDPSDILLTGRVAVVTGGGAGIGKGIAEGLAAFGASVAIWEREPDTCAATAESVGALGIVTDVRDSAQVDAALEETVAELGEVSILVNNAGGVFNSPLLETTENGWDALYRANLRHVLLCTQRVARRLVDARSTGSVINVTSIEGVRAAPGYAAYAAAKAGVVNYTHTAAFELSSYGIRVNAIAPDLTLTEGLMQISGGRLRPDVAPGIPMGRPGHVDEIAGAAVFLASDLASYITGQTIHVDGGTQAAGGWYHHPQTGRPTLGPG is encoded by the coding sequence GTGGCCATCGATCCCTCCGACATCCTGCTGACCGGACGCGTGGCGGTCGTGACGGGCGGCGGCGCGGGCATTGGCAAGGGCATCGCCGAAGGCCTTGCGGCCTTCGGGGCGTCGGTTGCGATCTGGGAGCGTGAGCCCGACACCTGCGCCGCCACCGCCGAAAGCGTCGGCGCGCTGGGAATCGTCACCGATGTAAGGGACAGTGCACAGGTCGACGCCGCGCTCGAAGAGACGGTCGCCGAACTCGGCGAGGTGTCGATCCTGGTCAACAACGCCGGCGGGGTGTTCAACTCACCGCTGCTGGAGACCACCGAGAACGGCTGGGATGCGCTGTACAGAGCCAACCTTCGGCATGTACTACTGTGCACCCAGCGCGTCGCCCGCCGGCTCGTGGACGCCCGAAGCACCGGCAGCGTGATCAACGTGACGTCGATCGAGGGTGTGCGGGCAGCTCCGGGATACGCCGCCTACGCCGCGGCCAAGGCCGGCGTCGTAAACTACACCCACACCGCGGCGTTCGAGTTGTCGTCGTACGGCATTCGCGTGAATGCGATCGCACCCGACCTGACGCTGACCGAGGGTCTGATGCAGATCTCCGGCGGCAGGCTGCGGCCCGACGTCGCCCCGGGCATTCCGATGGGGCGGCCCGGTCACGTCGACGAAATAGCCGGGGCCGCAGTCTTTCTCGCATCCGATCTGGCGAGCTACATCACCGGACAGACGATCCACGTCGACGGCGGCACCCAGGCGGCGGGCGGCTGGTACCACCACCCGCAGACCGGCCGGCCGACACTCGGCCCGGGCTAG
- a CDS encoding ferredoxin: MKITVDQDKCVSSGQCVLNAGDIFDQRDDDGVVVLLDDSPAGDQAENARKAAAACPAIAIHIEE, from the coding sequence ATGAAAATCACCGTCGATCAAGACAAATGCGTGTCATCCGGCCAGTGCGTGCTCAACGCCGGTGACATCTTCGACCAACGCGACGACGACGGCGTCGTGGTCCTGCTCGACGACAGCCCGGCGGGAGACCAAGCCGAGAACGCCCGCAAGGCGGCCGCGGCCTGCCCTGCAATCGCCATCCACATCGAGGAATGA
- a CDS encoding M24 family metallopeptidase, translating to MSTEILPDAAHLRRGRRERALAQMADRDIDILVLGRQANVRYVTGAPQLWVAGTRPFGPICEIIRSTGEIYLNSTWDEGIPDEIPHDHLYGLAWNPMTLVEVLKALPGAATAKRVGTDSLTPTFAQLLPMAFPTAEIVDAEPALRAARRIKTPDEIAVLRGALDVADAALEAARAELAPGVTEQSLTGALMEAMAAGGVTTPATQDGAWITSKDHPWRRARTDGRVEYGDLVAFSAGVMADGYVGEVGRTWPVGEVDGSQVPQLFDRWSRLWDRLIGACRPGYPASDLLAAYEAAGEPLPAMPVAHGLGLGYDSPVVTPALRATVAEEVLEPGMVLAVSGYVWQQGVGAVFSRDAVHITADGAELLTSSPFWSGAGVGIG from the coding sequence ATGAGCACTGAAATCCTGCCTGACGCAGCACATCTGCGCAGGGGCCGCCGCGAACGAGCACTGGCTCAGATGGCCGACCGCGATATCGACATTCTGGTGCTGGGCCGCCAGGCCAACGTGCGATACGTGACCGGCGCACCGCAACTCTGGGTCGCCGGCACCCGGCCGTTCGGGCCGATCTGCGAGATCATTCGGTCCACCGGGGAGATCTACCTCAACAGCACCTGGGACGAGGGCATTCCCGACGAGATCCCCCACGACCACCTGTACGGCTTGGCCTGGAACCCGATGACGCTCGTCGAGGTGCTCAAGGCACTACCCGGTGCCGCCACCGCCAAACGCGTGGGAACCGACTCGCTGACACCGACATTCGCACAACTGTTGCCGATGGCTTTCCCCACCGCCGAAATCGTCGACGCCGAACCCGCGCTGCGGGCGGCGCGCCGGATCAAGACACCCGACGAAATCGCGGTACTGCGCGGCGCGTTGGACGTGGCCGATGCCGCGTTGGAGGCTGCACGCGCCGAACTGGCCCCCGGCGTCACCGAGCAGTCGCTGACGGGCGCACTCATGGAGGCGATGGCCGCCGGCGGCGTCACCACTCCGGCCACCCAGGACGGTGCGTGGATAACCAGCAAGGACCATCCGTGGCGGCGCGCCCGGACGGATGGCCGAGTTGAGTACGGCGACCTGGTCGCGTTCTCGGCCGGCGTGATGGCCGACGGCTACGTGGGCGAGGTCGGCCGCACCTGGCCGGTCGGTGAGGTCGACGGCTCGCAGGTGCCACAGCTCTTCGACCGCTGGAGCCGCCTGTGGGACAGGCTGATCGGCGCCTGTCGTCCGGGCTATCCCGCGAGCGACCTGCTCGCCGCGTATGAGGCGGCCGGTGAACCGTTGCCCGCGATGCCCGTCGCGCACGGCCTCGGCCTGGGCTACGACTCGCCGGTCGTCACCCCCGCGCTGCGAGCCACCGTGGCCGAGGAGGTGCTCGAACCCGGCATGGTGCTCGCGGTGAGCGGCTACGTCTGGCAGCAGGGCGTCGGTGCTGTCTTCAGCCGCGACGCCGTGCACATCACCGCCGACGGGGCTGAACTGCTGACCTCCAGCCCGTTCTGGAGTGGTGCGGGCGTGGGAATCGGTTGA
- a CDS encoding amidohydrolase family protein, which yields MSTPTATLYPPEGFGAPKHRKGHATGDFGLPAGTEIFSADNHISVAEDIFYDRFPEELKGAAPRIWYEDGAYMVGMKGKAWTGGDFGRVLMQYDDLAGAATNNIEARVRQLKEDGIDRELAFPNAVLALFHYPDKALRERVFRIYNEHIADLQERSKGHFYGVGLINWWDPKGTRSTLEELKSLGLKTFLLPLNPGKDDDGNIYDYGAASMDAVWDEIEAAGLPVSHHIGETPPKTPCEFNSVVVGMMVNVDSFREQFAKYVFSGILDRHPKLKIGWFEGGIAWVPTALQDAEHMLASYRHMLNHQLEHPVRHYWDNHMSASFMVDPLGLELIDKIGVDNVMWSSDYPHNESTFGYSEKSLKTVVDAVGPEDAVKIVSTNIKKFLGIS from the coding sequence ATGTCCACCCCGACAGCTACGCTTTATCCCCCCGAGGGTTTCGGCGCACCCAAGCACCGCAAGGGCCATGCCACAGGCGATTTCGGACTGCCGGCGGGCACCGAGATCTTCTCGGCCGACAACCACATCTCGGTCGCCGAGGACATCTTCTACGACCGCTTCCCCGAGGAGCTTAAGGGCGCCGCGCCGCGCATCTGGTACGAGGACGGCGCGTACATGGTCGGCATGAAGGGCAAGGCCTGGACCGGCGGCGATTTCGGGCGGGTGCTGATGCAGTACGACGACCTCGCCGGAGCGGCAACGAACAACATCGAGGCACGCGTCCGGCAGCTCAAAGAGGACGGCATCGACAGAGAGTTGGCGTTCCCCAACGCCGTGCTGGCGTTGTTCCACTATCCGGACAAGGCTTTGCGCGAGCGGGTGTTCCGCATCTACAACGAGCACATCGCCGATCTGCAGGAGCGCAGCAAGGGTCACTTCTACGGCGTCGGGCTGATCAACTGGTGGGATCCCAAGGGCACCCGCAGCACGCTCGAAGAACTGAAGTCGCTGGGCCTCAAGACGTTCCTGCTGCCGTTGAATCCCGGCAAGGATGACGACGGCAACATCTACGACTACGGAGCCGCCTCGATGGACGCGGTGTGGGACGAGATCGAGGCCGCGGGCCTGCCGGTCAGCCACCACATCGGCGAGACCCCGCCGAAGACGCCGTGCGAGTTCAACAGCGTCGTCGTCGGCATGATGGTCAATGTCGACTCGTTCCGTGAGCAGTTCGCCAAGTACGTGTTCTCCGGCATCCTGGATCGCCACCCGAAGCTGAAGATCGGCTGGTTCGAGGGCGGGATCGCCTGGGTGCCAACCGCGCTGCAGGACGCCGAGCACATGCTCGCGTCGTACCGGCACATGCTCAACCACCAGCTCGAGCACCCGGTCCGGCACTACTGGGACAACCACATGAGCGCGTCGTTCATGGTCGACCCCCTCGGCCTGGAACTGATCGACAAGATCGGCGTCGATAACGTCATGTGGTCGTCGGACTACCCGCACAACGAGTCCACGTTCGGGTACTCGGAGAAGTCGCTGAAGACCGTCGTCGACGCGGTCGGACCCGAGGACGCCGTCAAGATCGTCAGCACCAATATCAAGAAGTTCCTGGGGATCTCGTGA
- a CDS encoding M24 family metallopeptidase — translation MYRECGVRLRDSMKEKGVDAMVLIGNGNVVYATGVSWPLLDAGLSHVERPVAIVLADDPHPHLFMPLREGSTAQCEVPDDHVHGPLYLEFDEGVESFAKVLADLVPTGGKIAVDEVTGAMRRASGKLFPSGPPSDAAQIVGPAKLVKTPDQISCLRRACRITEDAMVDVQKGLAPGVRQIDLSGQFARRAFELGATANMLEAIWQVMPTTKTSGSVWTTTGDLALPLLSTERRLERGDVLWTDMSITYKGYCSDFGRTWLVGDEPSERQRAQFEKWWEILSAVLSVTKAGATSGDLARAAIAANAGAKPWLPHFYLGHGIGTNAAEMPMIGTDLGEEFDDNFVFPAGMLLVLEPVVWEDGTGGYRSEEIIVVTDDGYQSITDYPYTPYGLDRTGAK, via the coding sequence ATGTACCGCGAGTGCGGGGTCCGGTTGCGCGACTCGATGAAGGAAAAGGGTGTCGACGCAATGGTTCTGATCGGCAACGGCAACGTCGTCTACGCGACCGGCGTGAGCTGGCCGCTGCTCGACGCCGGCCTGTCCCATGTGGAACGGCCGGTGGCGATTGTGCTCGCCGACGATCCGCATCCGCACTTGTTCATGCCGCTGCGCGAGGGCTCGACCGCGCAGTGCGAGGTGCCCGACGACCATGTGCACGGCCCTCTCTACCTCGAATTCGACGAGGGTGTCGAAAGTTTCGCCAAGGTACTGGCCGATCTCGTGCCCACAGGCGGCAAGATCGCGGTCGACGAGGTGACCGGTGCGATGCGCCGCGCATCGGGCAAGCTTTTCCCGTCGGGCCCACCGTCGGATGCGGCGCAGATCGTCGGCCCCGCCAAGCTGGTCAAGACCCCCGACCAGATCTCGTGTCTACGAAGAGCCTGCCGCATCACCGAGGACGCCATGGTGGACGTGCAGAAGGGACTTGCGCCCGGGGTGCGCCAGATCGATCTGTCCGGCCAGTTCGCCCGTCGGGCCTTCGAACTCGGTGCGACGGCGAACATGCTCGAGGCGATCTGGCAGGTGATGCCCACGACGAAGACCAGCGGATCGGTCTGGACCACGACCGGTGACCTCGCGCTGCCGCTGCTGAGCACCGAACGCAGACTCGAACGTGGCGACGTGCTGTGGACGGACATGAGCATCACCTACAAGGGCTACTGCTCGGACTTCGGTCGTACCTGGCTGGTCGGCGATGAGCCGTCCGAGCGCCAGCGCGCGCAGTTCGAGAAGTGGTGGGAGATCCTGTCCGCGGTGCTGTCGGTCACCAAGGCGGGCGCGACGTCCGGCGACCTCGCCCGCGCCGCCATCGCGGCCAACGCGGGCGCCAAACCCTGGCTTCCGCACTTCTACCTCGGTCACGGCATCGGCACTAACGCCGCGGAGATGCCGATGATCGGAACCGATCTCGGCGAGGAGTTCGACGACAACTTCGTGTTCCCGGCCGGCATGCTGCTGGTCCTCGAACCGGTGGTATGGGAGGACGGCACCGGCGGTTATCGGAGCGAGGAGATCATCGTGGTCACCGATGACGGATATCAGTCGATCACCGATTATCCATACACCCCCTACGGACTGGATCGGACAGGCGCCAAATGA
- a CDS encoding enoyl-CoA hydratase/isomerase family protein, whose protein sequence is MSDSGSRPAPEEIVLYEKDPATKIATITFNRPDYLNAPTSAARLRYADLLRSATVDDDVKVVVIRGLGEDLGSGADLPEFMAGDDDERLAELRVDDPNVVYPPKGSFRHGATMGQWYANVAAGNRALQELKKISIVEAKGYCYGWHFYQCADADLVISSDDALFGHPSFRYFGWGPRMWTWVMTMGLRPFQEMVFTGRPFTADEMMACNFLNKVVPRDELEAEVAKYAHACARNRPVDSVFQQKMFFEVVKQFQGEYLGSLLSAMFESMGGMARPDGNDFMLADAIDAGLADAVNGNDENFPPEFRLSKTNRRKKD, encoded by the coding sequence ATGTCGGACTCCGGGAGTCGGCCCGCCCCTGAGGAAATCGTCCTCTACGAGAAGGACCCGGCGACCAAGATCGCGACGATCACGTTCAACCGGCCCGACTATCTGAACGCGCCGACGTCGGCCGCGCGGTTGCGATACGCCGACCTGTTGCGCAGCGCCACCGTTGACGACGACGTGAAGGTCGTCGTGATCCGCGGTCTAGGAGAGGATCTCGGCAGCGGCGCGGACCTGCCCGAGTTCATGGCGGGCGACGACGACGAGCGGCTGGCGGAACTGCGGGTGGACGATCCGAACGTCGTCTATCCGCCGAAGGGGTCATTCCGGCACGGCGCGACGATGGGGCAGTGGTATGCCAACGTCGCGGCGGGCAACCGGGCGTTGCAGGAGCTCAAGAAGATCAGCATCGTCGAAGCCAAGGGCTACTGCTACGGCTGGCATTTCTACCAGTGCGCCGACGCGGACCTGGTGATCTCGAGCGACGACGCGCTGTTCGGCCATCCCTCGTTCCGGTACTTCGGCTGGGGTCCGCGGATGTGGACATGGGTGATGACCATGGGCCTGCGGCCTTTTCAGGAGATGGTGTTCACGGGGCGGCCGTTCACCGCCGACGAGATGATGGCGTGCAACTTCCTCAACAAGGTGGTGCCGCGAGACGAGCTCGAAGCCGAGGTCGCCAAGTACGCGCACGCCTGCGCGCGAAACCGGCCGGTAGACAGCGTCTTTCAGCAGAAGATGTTCTTCGAGGTGGTCAAGCAGTTCCAAGGCGAATATCTCGGCAGCCTGCTGTCCGCGATGTTCGAGTCGATGGGCGGCATGGCGCGACCCGACGGCAATGACTTCATGCTCGCCGACGCGATCGATGCGGGCCTCGCCGACGCCGTCAACGGCAACGACGAGAACTTTCCGCCCGAGTTCCGGTTGAGCAAGACGAACCGCAGGAAGAAGGACTAG